In the genome of Mycobacteriales bacterium, one region contains:
- a CDS encoding wax ester/triacylglycerol synthase family O-acyltransferase yields MVDRLSPLDMSFLYLETPTTAMHVGSVAIFAMPGAGFDYDRLVDLISARIRLVPRFRQKLRGIPGHLANPVWVDDPEFDISHHVRRSALPRPGSLDQLRELIGRVQSRQLDRTRPLWEMYLVEGLADGRFAIITKTHHAMVDGVSALDIGTVILDTEPEPRAVSPDTWAPAPEPTSLDLVADAILDLVRRPTAVLDTVRAEVTDVRAIAAKVLNTAGGLIAAARTAARVAPDSPLNADIGEQRRFGMAVTELDDYKRVRKSHGGTVNDVVLATVAGALRTWLLTRGEPVTPKTSVRAMVPVSVRPQGADGSLGNQVSAYFVDLPVGEPNPVVRLHQVSHAMKGHRETGRSVGADAIVALSGFAPPTIHSAAARLAAGFTRRLFDVVVTNVPGPQFPLYAGGARMLECYPVVPLARGQAVSIGLTSYNGGVYYGMNCDRDAMPDVDVLASCTGESLAELVETVR; encoded by the coding sequence ATGGTTGATCGACTGAGCCCCCTTGACATGTCGTTCCTATACCTCGAAACGCCGACTACCGCGATGCACGTCGGGAGTGTGGCGATCTTCGCGATGCCGGGCGCAGGCTTCGACTACGACCGGTTGGTCGATCTGATCAGCGCGCGGATCAGGCTGGTCCCACGTTTCCGTCAGAAGCTGCGCGGCATCCCGGGACACTTGGCCAACCCGGTGTGGGTCGACGACCCCGAATTCGACATCAGCCATCACGTCCGTCGCAGCGCGCTGCCCCGACCGGGCAGCCTCGACCAGCTCCGCGAGCTGATCGGTCGCGTGCAGTCCCGCCAACTCGATCGCACCCGGCCGCTGTGGGAGATGTACCTCGTCGAGGGCCTTGCCGATGGGCGGTTCGCCATCATCACCAAGACGCACCACGCAATGGTCGACGGGGTGAGCGCGCTCGATATCGGCACCGTGATCCTCGACACCGAGCCGGAGCCGCGTGCGGTTTCGCCGGACACCTGGGCGCCGGCGCCGGAGCCGACGTCGCTAGACCTGGTCGCCGATGCGATTCTCGACCTGGTCCGGCGCCCGACCGCGGTGCTGGACACCGTGCGCGCTGAGGTCACCGACGTGCGGGCCATCGCCGCAAAGGTGCTGAATACGGCGGGCGGACTGATTGCGGCGGCTCGGACGGCAGCCCGGGTCGCCCCCGACTCTCCGCTCAACGCTGACATCGGCGAGCAGCGCCGATTCGGGATGGCCGTCACCGAGCTGGACGACTACAAACGCGTCCGTAAATCCCACGGCGGAACAGTGAACGACGTTGTACTCGCCACCGTGGCCGGGGCGCTCAGGACCTGGCTGCTCACCCGTGGCGAGCCGGTGACGCCGAAGACGTCGGTCCGGGCCATGGTTCCGGTGAGCGTTCGGCCGCAGGGGGCCGATGGCTCCCTCGGCAACCAGGTGTCCGCCTATTTCGTCGACCTGCCGGTCGGTGAACCGAATCCGGTGGTCCGGTTGCACCAGGTGAGCCACGCGATGAAGGGTCACAGGGAGACCGGCCGGTCGGTGGGCGCGGACGCGATCGTCGCGCTATCCGGTTTCGCGCCGCCGACGATCCACTCGGCCGCGGCCCGGCTGGCCGCCGGCTTCACCCGTCGGCTGTTCGACGTCGTCGTCACCAACGTGCCGGGCCCGCAGTTCCCGCTCTACGCGGGGGGTGCGCGGATGCTCGAGTGCTATCCGGTGGTTCCGCTCGCTCGAGGGCAGGCCGTCAGCATTGGGCTGACCTCATACAACGGCGGGGTGTACTACGGGATGAACTGTGACCGCGATGCCATGCCGGACGTCGACGTCCTGGCCAGTTGCACCGGGGAGTCCCTCGCCGAGCTCGTCGAGACGGTTCGATGA
- a CDS encoding LysM peptidoglycan-binding domain-containing protein — MRSDRREFVTLALAGAGVVGALAWAGSPAAALHSGQPDALVLGATLAAGWLGLAWLVLGTATAVASRLPGAAGCLAGAVADRITPAILRRAVDLALGATLTTGAATGLGGIAWADVPPPAPAVASLPSLDWPTVDAGGWVPESPSAPSVPPVRISHRTPVAAVTGPPVVTTHAAAPVIQRPVRNRSQVSMSPAPNRDSSRAPTAPSHRVAEGLGKAEPARPEHGRGPTPTAPTDWVLVRPGDSLWSIAARWLGPGANADSIASTWPRWYAENRVTVGDDPALIFPGQRLRAPQ, encoded by the coding sequence ATGAGGTCAGACCGCCGGGAGTTCGTGACCCTCGCCCTCGCCGGCGCCGGTGTCGTCGGTGCACTTGCCTGGGCCGGATCTCCGGCCGCCGCTCTGCATAGCGGGCAGCCGGACGCGTTGGTCCTCGGGGCGACGCTCGCGGCTGGTTGGCTCGGGCTCGCCTGGCTGGTGCTCGGCACCGCGACAGCGGTGGCCTCGAGGCTGCCCGGCGCGGCTGGATGTCTCGCCGGGGCGGTGGCTGACCGGATCACCCCGGCGATTTTGCGTCGGGCGGTCGACCTTGCCCTGGGTGCCACGCTGACCACTGGCGCGGCCACGGGTCTGGGAGGGATCGCGTGGGCCGATGTTCCGCCTCCGGCGCCTGCGGTGGCGAGCCTGCCCAGCCTGGACTGGCCAACGGTGGATGCCGGGGGCTGGGTTCCTGAGTCCCCCTCGGCACCGTCCGTTCCGCCGGTCCGAATCAGCCATCGGACCCCGGTAGCGGCGGTTACCGGCCCGCCCGTGGTGACGACTCACGCGGCTGCACCGGTGATCCAGAGGCCGGTCCGGAACCGATCCCAAGTCTCGATGTCCCCCGCACCGAACCGCGACTCGAGTCGGGCACCCACCGCGCCGAGCCATCGGGTCGCAGAGGGGCTGGGAAAGGCGGAACCCGCCCGGCCCGAGCACGGGCGCGGGCCCACGCCGACGGCCCCCACCGATTGGGTCTTGGTCCGGCCGGGCGACAGCCTCTGGTCAATTGCGGCTCGTTGGCTCGGCCCCGGAGCGAACGCTGATTCGATCGCGAGCACCTGGCCCCGCTGGTACGCGGAGAACCGGGTCACCGTCGGTGACGACCCGGCTCTGATCTTTCCCGGACAGCGGCTCCGTGCGCCGCAATGA
- a CDS encoding SEC-C metal-binding domain-containing protein, which produces MEPAPATTAESTPGAESTPGAEFPPGAESDSAPESESAPAAESAPAAEPAPSPFPVSAAAGPVVAPPVAPNGAGASHDAADVVSSVIGAPQRPTQLQYSSPTVDGEAGVARSSGPASRTAVGEGPAQGQAVGSSPARNAPCPCGSGKKYKRCHGDPRNRG; this is translated from the coding sequence ATGGAGCCTGCACCCGCGACTACGGCCGAGTCCACGCCCGGGGCCGAGTCCACGCCCGGGGCCGAGTTCCCGCCCGGGGCCGAGTCAGATTCAGCGCCCGAGTCAGAGTCAGCGCCCGCGGCGGAGTCAGCGCCCGCGGCTGAGCCGGCCCCGTCTCCATTCCCGGTTTCAGCGGCTGCCGGGCCCGTTGTCGCCCCCCCGGTAGCGCCGAATGGCGCCGGGGCGTCTCACGACGCCGCCGATGTTGTGAGCTCGGTGATCGGGGCGCCGCAGCGCCCGACCCAGTTGCAGTACAGCTCGCCGACCGTGGACGGCGAGGCTGGCGTCGCCCGGTCCTCCGGTCCTGCGTCGCGGACGGCTGTCGGTGAGGGCCCTGCGCAGGGGCAGGCCGTCGGCTCGTCTCCGGCGCGCAACGCCCCGTGCCCCTGTGGGTCCGGCAAGAAGTACAAGCGCTGCCACGGGGACCCGCGCAACCGGGGCTGA
- a CDS encoding acyl-CoA dehydrogenase family protein: MDFALSAVAEDHLKRLQDFMESHVYPAEPVYAAWRGTRAHGDHELPPIVEELKLEARSRGLWNLFLPDLSGLSNLDYAILAELTGRSPHIAPEALNCAAPDTGNMEVLHMFGTAEQKERWLRPLLDGEIRSAFAMTEPDVASSDATNIATSIVRDGDDYVINGRKWWISGVADPRCRIMIVMGKTDPGASPHRQQSMVLVPTDTPGVEVVRALPVYGYQDQAGHCEVVFRDVRVPASNLVGEEGGGFGIAQARLGPGRIHHCMRALGMAERGLELACRRAIDRVAFGRPIAEQGVVQAQIAESRMEIEQARLLVLKTAWLIDREGSRGARTEIAAIKVIAPRVTLAVLDRAIQIHGGGGVSDDFPLASMWAHARTLRIADGPDEVHVRTVARREIGRYVER, translated from the coding sequence ATGGATTTCGCGCTGTCCGCCGTAGCGGAGGACCACCTCAAACGGCTACAGGACTTCATGGAATCCCACGTCTATCCGGCAGAGCCGGTCTACGCGGCGTGGCGGGGCACCCGCGCCCACGGCGACCACGAGTTGCCGCCGATCGTCGAGGAGCTCAAACTCGAGGCTCGCTCACGTGGGCTCTGGAACCTTTTCCTGCCCGATCTGTCGGGATTGTCCAACCTCGACTACGCCATCCTCGCGGAGCTCACCGGCCGTTCCCCGCACATCGCGCCCGAAGCACTGAACTGCGCCGCACCGGACACCGGCAACATGGAAGTGCTCCATATGTTCGGCACAGCCGAGCAGAAGGAGCGGTGGCTGCGTCCGCTGCTCGACGGCGAGATCCGTTCCGCCTTCGCCATGACCGAGCCGGACGTCGCCTCGAGCGACGCGACGAACATCGCCACATCCATCGTGCGCGACGGCGACGATTACGTGATCAACGGGCGGAAGTGGTGGATCTCCGGTGTAGCCGACCCGCGCTGCCGAATCATGATCGTAATGGGGAAGACGGACCCGGGGGCGTCACCGCACCGCCAACAGTCCATGGTCCTGGTTCCGACCGATACGCCCGGCGTGGAGGTGGTCCGGGCGCTCCCCGTCTACGGCTACCAGGACCAGGCCGGCCATTGCGAAGTGGTCTTCCGAGACGTGCGGGTCCCAGCGTCCAACCTGGTCGGCGAAGAGGGCGGCGGTTTCGGCATCGCTCAGGCCCGGCTGGGCCCCGGGCGGATCCACCACTGCATGCGCGCGCTCGGGATGGCCGAGCGGGGCCTCGAACTGGCCTGCCGGCGGGCGATCGACCGGGTTGCCTTCGGCCGACCGATCGCCGAGCAGGGTGTGGTCCAGGCCCAGATCGCCGAGTCGCGGATGGAGATCGAGCAGGCCCGGCTGCTGGTCCTCAAGACCGCGTGGCTCATCGACCGCGAGGGCTCACGGGGCGCGCGCACCGAGATCGCCGCGATCAAGGTCATCGCGCCGCGGGTTACCCTTGCCGTGCTCGACCGAGCCATCCAGATTCACGGCGGCGGTGGGGTGAGCGACGACTTTCCCCTGGCCTCGATGTGGGCTCATGCCCGGACGCTGCGGATCGCCGACGGTCCCGACGAAGTGCACGTGCGCACCGTTGCCCGCCGCGAGATCGGCCGCTACGTCGAACGCTGA
- the pruA gene encoding L-glutamate gamma-semialdehyde dehydrogenase, translated as MDAVTLVPPPINEPVRGYAAGSAERAGLESRLKELAAAPVELPMTVDGATRVGTGEPIAVVQPHRYRAVLGWLRDAGPGDVTAAIDAALTAAPAWRDLDFADRAAIFLKAADLLTGPWRDTLNAATMLGQSKTVHQAEIDAVCELADFWRFNVAFARQVLAEQPGSATGTWNRTDHRPLEGFVLAITPFNFTAIAGNLPTAPVLMGNVVVWKPAPTQQLAAHFTLRLLEAAGLPPGVINLVTGGGAAVSEVALPHRYLAGIHFTGSTATFQQLWRTVGEHIAGYAGYPRLVGETGGKDFVIAHPSADRAALRTALVRGAFEYQGQKCSAASRAYLPASIWARLRDDLIEEVRSLRMGDVTDFSNFMGAVIDERAFRRLSGVLQRVNADPSLSVLAGGGTDESEGWFVQPTVVLGTDPTNEVFTTEYFGPLLAIHVYEDAQFVSTVEHAATVGPYALTGSIFATDRTAIASAGQILRFAAGNFYINDKPTGAVVGQQPFGGARASGTNDKAGSAVNLLRWVSPRVIKETFVPATDYRYPHMR; from the coding sequence GTGGACGCAGTAACCCTGGTGCCGCCGCCGATCAACGAGCCGGTGCGCGGGTACGCGGCCGGATCGGCGGAGCGTGCGGGGCTGGAGTCCCGGCTCAAGGAGCTCGCGGCCGCCCCCGTCGAGCTACCCATGACGGTCGACGGCGCAACGAGGGTCGGAACCGGGGAACCGATCGCCGTGGTGCAGCCGCACCGGTATCGGGCGGTTCTCGGCTGGCTGCGCGACGCCGGCCCCGGCGACGTCACCGCAGCGATCGACGCGGCACTCACCGCCGCGCCGGCCTGGCGGGATCTCGACTTCGCGGACCGGGCGGCGATCTTCCTCAAGGCCGCCGACCTGCTGACCGGCCCGTGGCGGGACACCTTGAACGCCGCGACCATGCTCGGTCAGTCGAAGACCGTCCATCAGGCGGAGATCGACGCGGTCTGCGAACTGGCCGACTTCTGGCGGTTCAACGTCGCCTTTGCCCGGCAGGTGCTTGCCGAGCAGCCGGGTTCAGCGACCGGGACCTGGAATCGCACCGACCACCGGCCACTCGAGGGCTTCGTGCTCGCCATCACACCGTTCAACTTCACCGCGATCGCGGGAAATCTGCCGACCGCGCCGGTATTGATGGGAAATGTCGTCGTTTGGAAGCCGGCGCCGACCCAGCAACTCGCGGCGCACTTCACCTTGCGCCTGCTCGAGGCGGCGGGGCTGCCGCCTGGGGTGATCAACCTGGTCACCGGGGGCGGGGCCGCAGTGAGCGAGGTCGCGCTGCCGCACCGGTACCTAGCGGGGATCCACTTCACCGGTTCCACGGCGACCTTCCAGCAGCTGTGGCGCACGGTCGGCGAGCACATCGCCGGCTACGCCGGCTACCCCCGGCTCGTTGGCGAGACTGGCGGCAAGGATTTCGTCATCGCGCACCCCTCCGCCGACCGGGCGGCGCTTCGGACCGCGCTGGTACGTGGGGCGTTCGAATACCAGGGGCAGAAGTGCTCGGCCGCCTCCCGGGCGTATCTACCGGCGTCGATTTGGGCGCGACTTCGGGACGACCTGATCGAGGAAGTCCGGTCACTGCGGATGGGGGATGTGACCGATTTCTCCAACTTCATGGGTGCGGTGATCGACGAGCGGGCGTTCCGGCGACTCTCGGGTGTGCTTCAGCGGGTCAATGCCGATCCGTCGCTCAGCGTTCTCGCCGGCGGTGGGACCGATGAGTCGGAGGGGTGGTTTGTCCAGCCGACCGTTGTACTCGGCACCGACCCGACGAACGAGGTTTTCACGACCGAATACTTCGGGCCGCTGCTCGCCATTCACGTGTATGAGGATGCGCAGTTCGTGTCGACCGTCGAGCACGCTGCCACGGTCGGCCCCTACGCCCTTACCGGATCGATCTTTGCCACCGACCGGACAGCGATCGCCTCGGCCGGCCAGATCCTGCGGTTCGCAGCCGGGAACTTCTACATCAACGACAAGCCGACCGGTGCCGTGGTCGGCCAGCAGCCGTTCGGTGGTGCCCGCGCAAGCGGGACGAATGACAAGGCTGGGTCGGCGGTCAACCTGTTGCGCTGGGTGTCCCCGCGGGTGATCAAAGAGACGTTCGTGCCGGCCACGGACTACCGATACCCGCACATGCGCTGA
- a CDS encoding HAD family phosphatase — MTAEPDLVALIVDYGGVLTNGLAETMAAWCTSDGIDAGEFERAMREWLGPGYGADAELNPVHALERGELAIPDFERQLATRLTARGGRPVRADGLLTRMFAAFQLDPRMLDVVRRCHRAGIRTALLSNSWGLDYPRDGWPELFDVTVISGEVGMRKPEPDIYRLTADRLGVQTTQCVFVDDLAPNVRGAVTVGMVGIQHHDAAETSAELEELFGIRFGPAPDAAADAERDTMGPIGDGG, encoded by the coding sequence GTGACCGCCGAGCCCGACCTCGTTGCCCTGATCGTCGACTACGGCGGAGTCCTCACCAACGGCCTGGCCGAGACGATGGCGGCATGGTGTACCAGCGACGGGATAGACGCGGGGGAGTTCGAGCGGGCCATGCGGGAGTGGCTCGGTCCTGGCTACGGCGCAGATGCTGAGCTCAACCCGGTGCATGCCCTCGAGCGCGGCGAGCTCGCCATCCCAGACTTCGAGCGCCAGCTTGCGACCCGGCTGACGGCTCGAGGGGGCAGACCGGTGCGGGCCGATGGTCTGCTCACGCGCATGTTCGCGGCGTTCCAGCTCGATCCACGGATGCTCGACGTGGTCCGCCGCTGCCACCGGGCCGGGATCCGCACAGCGTTGCTGTCCAACTCCTGGGGCTTGGACTACCCCAGGGATGGTTGGCCCGAACTTTTCGATGTCACGGTGATCTCCGGTGAGGTCGGCATGCGCAAGCCGGAACCGGACATCTACCGACTTACCGCCGACCGGCTCGGGGTCCAGACGACGCAGTGTGTCTTCGTCGACGACCTCGCACCCAACGTGCGGGGTGCGGTGACTGTCGGAATGGTGGGTATTCAGCATCACGATGCGGCCGAGACCTCGGCGGAACTCGAAGAACTATTCGGCATCCGCTTCGGCCCCGCGCCGGACGCTGCGGCGGACGCGGAGCGTGACACGATGGGCCCTATAGGCGACGGAGGCTGA
- a CDS encoding sodium:proton exchanger, with product MFGAGVGLSGLAAITRYVRIDDVLAFVVAGLAIAVLATLVARAVDQLGDRFGAGATGVLQSALGNLPELFIGIFALRAGLHTVVETAIIGSILGNVLLVFGLSVLVGGLRNGVQHFHPRRARTITVLMLLAVAGMLVPSLASFVHSPASRHEGALSIITAVVLLTVFAASVPASLRRGDPAQEIRKAGAAPRWSPALAVVVLALTAILAALVSDWFVHALTPAIRTLHISQAFAGLVIVAIASNAVENAVGVRLAARNESDYALSVILNSPAQIALVLAPALVLLSHVIGGIPFTLVFSPLLVTTVATSVVVLTFITLDGETVWLEGAALVGLYVLIAAGFWWG from the coding sequence ATGTTCGGGGCTGGGGTCGGCCTCAGCGGGCTGGCCGCGATCACCCGTTACGTCCGGATCGATGATGTCCTGGCCTTCGTGGTTGCTGGGTTGGCGATCGCGGTGCTGGCCACGCTCGTCGCCCGCGCGGTCGACCAGCTCGGCGACCGGTTCGGGGCGGGGGCCACGGGAGTCCTTCAGAGCGCGCTGGGAAACCTGCCCGAGTTGTTCATCGGGATCTTCGCCTTGCGTGCAGGGCTGCATACGGTCGTCGAGACCGCGATCATCGGGTCGATCCTCGGCAACGTGCTGCTGGTCTTCGGCTTGTCGGTGCTTGTCGGCGGCCTGCGTAACGGGGTGCAGCATTTCCATCCGCGGCGGGCCCGCACGATCACGGTACTCATGCTGCTGGCCGTGGCCGGCATGTTGGTGCCGAGCCTCGCGTCGTTCGTGCACTCGCCGGCGAGCCGGCACGAGGGCGCCCTGTCGATCATTACCGCGGTGGTCTTGCTCACGGTGTTTGCGGCTTCCGTCCCCGCCTCCCTGCGCCGGGGGGACCCGGCACAGGAGATCCGCAAGGCCGGTGCGGCCCCGCGCTGGTCGCCGGCGCTGGCGGTGGTCGTCCTCGCGCTGACCGCCATCTTGGCGGCACTCGTGTCCGACTGGTTCGTTCACGCGCTGACTCCGGCGATCCGGACCCTGCATATAAGCCAGGCCTTCGCCGGGTTGGTCATCGTGGCGATCGCGAGCAATGCGGTGGAAAACGCGGTCGGCGTTCGGCTCGCCGCGCGAAACGAGTCGGACTACGCGCTGTCGGTAATCCTCAACAGCCCGGCGCAGATCGCCCTTGTGCTGGCCCCCGCGCTCGTGCTGCTGAGCCACGTCATCGGTGGGATCCCGTTCACCCTGGTCTTCTCGCCCCTGCTCGTGACGACGGTGGCGACGAGCGTCGTGGTCCTGACCTTCATCACCCTCGACGGTGAGACGGTGTGGCTCGAGGGGGCGGCCCTCGTCGGACTCTACGTGCTCATCGCCGCCGGCTTCTGGTGGGGCTGA
- a CDS encoding patatin-like phospholipase family protein, translating into MSPRRGRTSTPRRGLVLGGGGVLGAAWMTGALSVVEDRLGWDVRQAEVIIGTSAGSVLAALIGCGIGVPTLVNHQRGQLGPDDPTISFDSDRASGGALPPRPRFGIGSTALLARAAVRPLRYPPLAAFSAVLPHGRGTLEPVGALIDAVAPPGEWAPHPAVWIVTMDYDRGRRVAFGRPGAAPAALDLAVMASCAIPGWYAPVMIGGRRYVDGGTCSPTSLDLLAGWGLDEAVVLAPMAAFELDDPPSLVGRLERRFRRAVTKRMLREAHKVRRGGTSVTVLAPGREDLETIGVNLMDPSRRLSVLETSLRTSAVALDSRAHELPAAG; encoded by the coding sequence ATGAGTCCCCGCCGCGGGCGGACATCCACGCCACGCCGGGGCTTGGTCCTCGGCGGCGGCGGCGTGCTCGGCGCGGCCTGGATGACTGGCGCCCTGTCAGTCGTCGAGGACCGACTGGGGTGGGACGTCCGTCAGGCCGAGGTCATCATCGGAACGTCGGCCGGCTCGGTGCTCGCAGCTCTGATCGGCTGCGGTATCGGCGTGCCCACCCTGGTCAACCACCAACGTGGTCAGCTCGGCCCGGACGACCCGACCATTTCCTTCGACTCGGACCGGGCCAGCGGTGGCGCGCTCCCCCCGCGGCCGCGATTCGGCATCGGCTCGACCGCCCTCCTCGCCCGGGCCGCCGTCCGGCCGCTCCGCTATCCGCCGCTGGCTGCCTTCTCCGCGGTCCTCCCGCACGGTCGGGGCACTCTCGAACCGGTGGGTGCCCTCATCGACGCGGTCGCCCCGCCCGGGGAATGGGCGCCGCACCCGGCTGTCTGGATCGTCACGATGGACTACGACCGGGGGCGCCGAGTCGCCTTCGGCCGACCCGGAGCCGCACCGGCGGCACTCGACCTCGCGGTGATGGCCTCCTGCGCGATCCCGGGCTGGTATGCCCCCGTCATGATCGGTGGGCGCCGCTACGTCGACGGTGGCACCTGCTCGCCTACGTCGCTCGACCTGCTGGCTGGCTGGGGGCTCGATGAGGCCGTGGTCCTTGCGCCGATGGCTGCGTTCGAGCTCGACGATCCCCCGTCTCTGGTCGGGCGGCTCGAGCGGCGTTTCCGGCGCGCGGTGACCAAGCGGATGCTCCGGGAGGCACACAAGGTCCGCCGCGGGGGCACCTCGGTCACCGTGCTCGCCCCGGGCCGCGAGGACCTCGAGACCATCGGCGTCAATCTCATGGACCCGTCCCGGCGCCTTTCGGTCCTGGAGACCTCGCTGCGGACCTCTGCCGTCGCCCTGGACAGCCGCGCGCACGAACTGCCGGCCGCCGGCTGA
- a CDS encoding SAF domain-containing protein codes for MTDLPTTPAHRLSRPAWFDPRLVLGVCLVLVAVVVGARTVGAADNSTLVWAAAHDLSPGELLGATDLTPVRVRLFGAAGSYVSADHAFPGGYVVLRPVGAHELVPVGAVAPDGTVPDTRVVAVPVTSGHYDEGLAPGAVVDVYVTPRDNGAVSAAGPTRLVLPGVTVTGREGGARGFNTVTSTVTILLAVPTAAVPQLIRALEIGDIDLVDVPATLIGRLPGASS; via the coding sequence GTGACCGACCTGCCGACTACACCAGCTCACCGGCTGTCGCGGCCGGCCTGGTTCGATCCGCGGCTGGTTCTGGGGGTCTGCCTGGTTCTCGTCGCCGTTGTGGTGGGGGCGCGGACCGTCGGCGCGGCCGACAACTCGACCCTGGTTTGGGCTGCTGCTCACGATCTCTCCCCGGGAGAACTGCTGGGGGCCACGGATCTCACGCCGGTGCGCGTCCGGCTCTTTGGCGCCGCCGGTTCCTACGTCAGCGCCGACCATGCCTTCCCCGGTGGGTACGTGGTGCTCCGGCCGGTGGGCGCGCACGAACTGGTGCCGGTCGGTGCCGTGGCTCCCGACGGAACTGTTCCGGACACCCGGGTGGTGGCCGTGCCGGTCACCAGCGGCCACTATGACGAAGGGCTAGCGCCCGGGGCCGTCGTGGACGTCTACGTCACCCCGCGGGATAACGGGGCCGTCAGTGCCGCCGGCCCGACCCGGCTGGTGCTGCCGGGGGTGACGGTCACCGGTCGCGAAGGGGGCGCTCGCGGGTTCAATACGGTCACGAGCACGGTCACAATCCTGCTCGCGGTTCCGACGGCAGCGGTGCCGCAACTCATCCGCGCGCTCGAGATCGGTGACATCGATCTCGTGGATGTTCCGGCGACCCTCATCGGTCGGCTACCTGGCGCAAGCTCGTGA
- a CDS encoding Rv3235 family protein, whose amino-acid sequence MTALLELAELPPARIHRLPLPATEPPFDDERPEPLRPAAPGQQCLPFAARSGSAILLRTVPAAGLDDDADLPAATARADLPDPRPWASRFAQAVIEVFAGTRAAPQLLRWTSTAVYDDIEATIGGLSRERRPVVRSVHVSEPADGVAEACALVELGRRSRALALRFEGLDGRWRCTALQIC is encoded by the coding sequence ATGACCGCACTGCTCGAACTGGCCGAACTGCCGCCGGCTCGGATCCATCGGCTGCCGCTCCCGGCCACCGAACCGCCGTTCGATGACGAGCGCCCGGAGCCGCTGCGGCCGGCGGCCCCCGGGCAGCAGTGCCTGCCTTTCGCTGCCCGCTCGGGCAGCGCGATTCTCCTCCGGACGGTTCCGGCCGCAGGTCTCGACGACGACGCGGACCTCCCGGCAGCCACCGCACGGGCTGATCTGCCTGACCCGCGTCCATGGGCCAGCCGTTTCGCCCAGGCCGTAATAGAGGTTTTCGCCGGAACCCGTGCGGCGCCCCAGTTGCTGCGCTGGACCTCGACCGCGGTCTATGACGACATCGAGGCGACCATCGGAGGGCTGAGCAGGGAACGGCGGCCCGTGGTCCGATCGGTACATGTCAGCGAGCCGGCCGACGGCGTCGCGGAAGCCTGCGCCCTTGTCGAACTCGGTCGACGGTCCCGCGCGCTGGCCTTGCGTTTCGAGGGGCTCGACGGACGATGGAGGTGCACTGCCCTCCAGATCTGCTGA